From a single Mycobacteriales bacterium genomic region:
- a CDS encoding alpha/beta fold hydrolase: MTTVASALGADLDALLTSRLRRGLEGTVLERRTATIVFDATDGGVWTVEIDAGRGRARRGVTPRPTLVVRSGADTLAEVVRGTTSGVAAFLDERLTVRGDLALALQLDGLFSPEDPVRPAHFARALETTAMGVRTGYLEAGAEDAPPVLLLHGLGATNASVLPVLGDLAVDHRVLAPDLPGFGASAAPRVPYNAAWFAAWVQAFQRATGSRGAVLVGNSLGGRVALECGLAQPGSVRALVLLTPSPAFRRLRQWVPLVRFASPELARLPVPQSHRLVVEGIRAMFSDPDRLPRSWYDAAADESIRVLRDRAHRIAFFSAARQIYLEDAYGRNGFWQRLPGLLPPALFLWGDRDRLVPPSFARHVANSLPSAGQVVLEDCGHVPQFEHPEETMAMIRGFLEHV; the protein is encoded by the coding sequence ATGACCACCGTGGCCTCCGCCCTCGGCGCAGACCTCGACGCGCTGCTGACCAGCCGGCTGCGACGCGGCCTCGAGGGCACCGTCCTGGAGCGACGCACCGCCACGATCGTCTTCGACGCGACCGACGGCGGCGTGTGGACCGTCGAGATCGACGCCGGCCGCGGCCGGGCCCGGCGCGGCGTCACGCCCCGCCCCACGCTCGTCGTCCGCAGCGGGGCCGACACCCTCGCGGAGGTCGTCCGCGGCACCACCTCCGGCGTCGCCGCCTTCCTCGACGAACGGCTCACGGTGCGTGGCGACCTCGCGCTGGCCCTCCAGCTGGACGGGCTCTTCTCCCCCGAGGACCCGGTCCGGCCGGCCCACTTCGCCCGCGCGCTCGAGACGACCGCGATGGGTGTGCGGACCGGCTATCTCGAGGCCGGCGCCGAGGACGCCCCGCCGGTCCTGCTGCTGCACGGACTGGGCGCCACCAACGCCAGCGTGCTGCCGGTCCTCGGCGACCTGGCCGTCGACCACCGCGTGCTGGCCCCCGATCTGCCCGGCTTCGGCGCGAGCGCCGCGCCGCGGGTGCCGTACAACGCTGCCTGGTTCGCCGCCTGGGTGCAGGCCTTCCAGCGGGCCACCGGCAGCCGCGGTGCCGTCCTCGTCGGCAACAGCCTGGGCGGCCGGGTGGCGCTGGAGTGCGGCCTGGCGCAGCCCGGCTCGGTCCGCGCCCTGGTGTTGCTGACGCCCTCGCCGGCCTTCCGGCGGCTGCGCCAGTGGGTGCCGCTGGTGCGCTTCGCCTCCCCCGAGTTGGCCCGCCTCCCGGTGCCGCAGAGCCATCGGCTGGTCGTCGAGGGCATCCGCGCGATGTTCAGCGACCCGGACCGGCTGCCCCGCTCGTGGTACGACGCGGCCGCCGACGAGTCGATCCGGGTCCTGCGTGACCGCGCCCACCGGATCGCCTTCTTCAGCGCCGCTCGGCAGATCTACCTCGAGGACGCGTACGGCAGGAACGGCTTCTGGCAGCGGCTGCCGGGGCTGCTCCCGCCGGCGCTGTTCCTCTGGGGGGACCGCGACCGGCTGGTGCCGCCCTCCTTCGCCCGGCACGTCGCCAACTCCCTGCCGAGCGCCGGGCAGGTCGTGCTGGAGGACTGCGGCCACGTCCCGCAGTTCGAACACCCCGAGGAGACGATGGCGATGATCCGCGGATTCCTCGAGCACGTGTAG
- a CDS encoding DUF4235 domain-containing protein yields MAIGSKLVGIATGLVARKVSDKLISTVWHRTRHTDPPSSPAAPGTPWAEAVSWAAASGIALGVARLLATRGTATAKMKLTGKAPQGLEGPGGRRARS; encoded by the coding sequence ATGGCGATCGGATCGAAGCTGGTGGGCATCGCGACCGGGCTCGTGGCGCGCAAGGTCAGTGACAAGCTCATCAGCACCGTGTGGCACAGGACCAGGCACACCGACCCGCCCAGTTCGCCGGCAGCGCCCGGCACGCCGTGGGCCGAGGCCGTGTCGTGGGCCGCCGCGAGCGGCATCGCCCTGGGCGTCGCGCGGCTGCTGGCCACCCGCGGCACCGCGACCGCGAAGATGAAGCTGACGGGCAAGGCGCCGCAGGGGCTGGAGGGACCGGGCGGTCGGCGCGCCCGGTCCTGA
- a CDS encoding DUF3093 domain-containing protein, whose amino-acid sequence MSDYEERLVAPSLWWAGALGLALLGAAALHGGGDGPRAVLPYALLPVLALTGVALASRGRVQVAEGVLHVPGARIPLAHVGAVTPLDREATRRVRGPLAEPRAYVVTRAWLPRSVRVQVADPEDDTPYWLVGTRDPQALTAALVHEQHAADESAARTCPPHRSRAGAAGTTRGEREGPDDGDRIEAGGHRDRARGAQGQ is encoded by the coding sequence GTGAGCGACTACGAGGAAAGGCTCGTCGCGCCGTCCCTGTGGTGGGCCGGTGCGCTCGGCCTGGCGCTACTCGGGGCGGCCGCCCTCCACGGTGGCGGGGACGGTCCCCGCGCCGTGCTGCCGTATGCCCTGTTGCCGGTGCTCGCGCTGACGGGCGTCGCGCTGGCCTCCCGCGGCCGGGTCCAGGTGGCGGAGGGGGTGCTGCACGTCCCGGGGGCCAGGATCCCGCTCGCACACGTCGGAGCCGTCACGCCGCTGGACCGCGAGGCCACCCGGCGGGTCCGCGGCCCGCTGGCCGAGCCACGGGCCTACGTCGTCACCCGCGCCTGGCTGCCCCGCTCGGTGCGGGTGCAGGTCGCGGACCCGGAAGACGACACCCCCTACTGGCTGGTGGGTACCCGCGACCCGCAGGCGCTGACCGCCGCGCTGGTGCATGAGCAGCACGCAGCCGACGAGAGCGCTGCGCGCACGTGTCCGCCACACCGGTCGCGGGCAGGGGCCGCTGGGACGACCAGGGGCGAGCGAGAGGGACCGGACGATGGCGATCGGATCGAAGCTGGTGGGCATCGCGACCGGGCTCGTGGCGCGCAAGGTCAGTGA
- the dut gene encoding dUTP diphosphatase: MLEVSVRRLDPEVPLPGYAHPGDAGCDLVTTQDADVAPGERVVLRTGLALALPEGYAAFVHPRSGLAAHHGVSLVNAPGTIDAGYRGEVQMIVINHDPRQVLRLRRMDRVAQLVVQRVEHVVWREEVGELPPSARGTGGHGSTGRRAAAAGTGG; the protein is encoded by the coding sequence GTGCTCGAGGTCTCCGTGCGCCGACTCGACCCGGAGGTCCCCCTGCCGGGCTACGCCCACCCCGGCGACGCGGGCTGTGACCTGGTCACCACCCAGGACGCGGACGTCGCGCCGGGGGAGCGGGTCGTCCTGCGGACCGGCCTCGCGCTGGCGCTCCCCGAGGGATACGCCGCCTTCGTCCACCCGCGTTCCGGGCTGGCCGCACACCACGGGGTGTCGCTGGTGAACGCTCCGGGCACGATCGACGCCGGTTACCGGGGCGAGGTCCAGATGATCGTCATCAACCACGACCCCCGGCAGGTGCTGCGGCTGCGGCGCATGGACCGGGTCGCCCAGCTGGTCGTCCAGCGGGTGGAGCACGTCGTGTGGCGTGAGGAGGTCGGCGAGCTGCCGCCGTCCGCACGCGGCACGGGCGGGCACGGCTCCACCGGACGCCGTGCCGCCGCAGCAGGAACTGGAGGGTGA
- a CDS encoding DUF3710 domain-containing protein, which produces MFRRRKNEPAASTEPDASNEQAVEAASEELPIEDLLPAQAPPQGPWDEADAPEDELNRIDLGGLRVPVLPDTEVRVDVSPEGEVVAATLVQGQSAMQVNAFAAPRRSGIWAEVRSEIAEALRASGGGATDGEGPYGAELHAQVPTEVPDGGGTALAPARFVGIDGPRWFLRALITGPGATDVEAAEPLLAALRRVVVVRGGEAMAVRDPLPLRLPKEVAAAATASASAESAPLPPPERGPEISELR; this is translated from the coding sequence GTGTTCCGTCGCCGAAAGAACGAGCCGGCCGCCTCGACCGAGCCGGACGCCTCGAACGAGCAGGCCGTCGAGGCGGCTTCCGAGGAGCTGCCGATCGAGGATCTGCTGCCCGCGCAAGCCCCTCCGCAGGGTCCCTGGGACGAGGCCGACGCGCCGGAGGACGAGCTGAACCGGATCGACCTCGGGGGGCTGCGGGTGCCCGTCCTGCCCGACACCGAGGTCCGGGTCGACGTCAGCCCGGAGGGTGAGGTGGTCGCAGCCACCCTCGTCCAGGGGCAGAGCGCGATGCAGGTCAACGCCTTCGCCGCGCCGCGCCGCTCCGGCATCTGGGCGGAGGTGCGCAGCGAGATCGCCGAGGCGCTGCGCGCCAGCGGCGGAGGGGCCACCGACGGGGAGGGCCCGTACGGCGCCGAGCTGCACGCCCAGGTCCCGACCGAGGTCCCGGACGGCGGCGGCACGGCCCTCGCTCCCGCCCGCTTCGTCGGCATCGACGGGCCGCGGTGGTTCCTGCGCGCGCTCATCACCGGGCCGGGCGCCACCGACGTCGAGGCGGCCGAACCGCTGCTCGCCGCGCTGCGCCGCGTCGTCGTCGTGCGCGGCGGCGAGGCGATGGCGGTGCGTGACCCGTTGCCGCTGCGGCTGCCCAAGGAGGTCGCGGCCGCGGCGACCGCCTCCGCCTCGGCGGAGTCGGCGCCGCTTCCGCCGCCCGAACGCGGCCCCGAGATCAGCGAGCTGCGCTGA
- a CDS encoding OB-fold nucleic acid binding domain-containing protein — protein sequence MSGRFRRALARLTEEDDEIAGRVLQGEAASAGATAVSRCLRGEPVCVAGTLRAVTLRPRAGVPTLEAELYDGTGSVMLIWLGRRRIGGIECGRSLVARGRMTVHDGRPTLYNVEYELRPAVV from the coding sequence GTGTCAGGACGCTTCCGCCGGGCCCTTGCCCGGCTCACCGAGGAGGACGACGAGATCGCCGGTCGCGTGCTGCAGGGCGAGGCCGCCTCGGCCGGCGCCACCGCGGTCTCGCGGTGCCTGCGAGGTGAGCCGGTGTGCGTGGCGGGCACTCTGCGCGCGGTCACGCTGCGGCCGCGCGCGGGGGTGCCGACGCTGGAGGCGGAGCTCTACGACGGCACCGGCTCGGTGATGCTGATCTGGCTGGGCCGGCGGCGGATCGGCGGCATCGAGTGCGGTCGGTCCCTGGTGGCCCGCGGTCGCATGACGGTGCACGACGGCCGTCCGACGCTGTACAACGTGGAGTACGAGCTGCGGCCGGCCGTTGTCTGA
- a CDS encoding DUF3159 domain-containing protein: protein MSDTLSGAPAAKPALVDALGGKRGLLDSGLPAVVFVLVHSLVQPFASRSVALDAALGSAVAVGLTVVLLRLVRRETLQQAISGFLGLAIAVFFARRSGEARGFFLPGIFINITYGLVFLGSALVGRPLVGAIYAAIDGLDKRWREDPRLRRIFAVASVGWALVFASRAVVQGSLYLMDRPGLLAAARLLMGWPLTIGAVALTVAYVRRARARTAAVS, encoded by the coding sequence TTGTCTGACACCCTCTCCGGCGCGCCCGCGGCCAAGCCCGCGCTCGTCGATGCCCTCGGCGGCAAACGCGGGCTCCTCGACAGCGGCCTGCCTGCCGTCGTCTTCGTCCTCGTCCATTCGCTGGTGCAGCCCTTCGCGTCCCGGTCGGTCGCGCTCGACGCCGCACTCGGTTCCGCCGTCGCCGTCGGGCTGACGGTCGTCCTCCTGCGGCTGGTGCGAAGGGAGACGCTGCAGCAGGCCATCTCGGGCTTTCTCGGCCTGGCGATCGCGGTGTTCTTCGCGCGGCGCTCCGGCGAGGCCCGTGGCTTCTTTCTGCCCGGCATCTTCATCAACATCACGTACGGCCTGGTCTTCCTCGGCTCGGCTCTGGTCGGCCGACCGCTGGTCGGGGCGATCTACGCCGCGATCGACGGACTGGACAAGCGCTGGCGGGAGGACCCGCGGCTGCGCCGGATCTTCGCTGTCGCGTCGGTCGGCTGGGCGCTGGTGTTTGCCTCCCGCGCGGTGGTGCAGGGCAGCCTCTACCTGATGGACCGGCCGGGGCTGCTCGCCGCGGCACGACTGCTCATGGGCTGGCCGCTGACGATCGGGGCGGTGGCGCTCACGGTGGCATATGTCAGGCGGGCGCGCGCCCGTACCGCCGCGGTCAGCTGA
- a CDS encoding TrkA family potassium uptake protein, which translates to MRVAIAGAGNVGRSIAAELLGNGHEVLLIEREPRALKVDTVPAAEWLLADACELDTLVTARLQTCQVVVAATGDDKVNLVVSLLAKTEFGVDRVVAKVNHPKNEWLFNESWGVDVSVSSPRLLAAVVEEAVSVGDLVRLLTFQRGEANLVELTLADDAPLVGRLVGDIPWPTDSALVAILREGRVVLPTPDAALEGGDELLLVATTEVESELDALLGGHPPRPRRGPVS; encoded by the coding sequence GTGCGCGTCGCCATCGCGGGGGCCGGCAACGTCGGCCGTTCCATCGCCGCCGAGCTGCTCGGCAACGGCCATGAGGTGCTGCTCATCGAGCGCGAGCCGCGCGCGTTGAAGGTGGACACCGTCCCCGCGGCGGAGTGGTTGCTGGCGGACGCCTGCGAGCTGGACACCCTGGTCACCGCGCGGCTGCAGACCTGCCAGGTCGTCGTCGCCGCCACCGGTGACGACAAGGTGAACCTCGTCGTCTCGCTGCTCGCCAAGACCGAGTTCGGCGTCGACCGCGTCGTCGCGAAGGTCAACCACCCCAAGAACGAGTGGCTGTTCAACGAGTCGTGGGGCGTGGACGTGTCGGTGTCCTCACCCCGGCTGCTCGCGGCGGTGGTCGAGGAGGCCGTCTCCGTCGGTGACCTGGTGCGGCTGCTGACCTTCCAGCGCGGAGAGGCCAACCTGGTCGAGTTGACCCTGGCCGACGACGCCCCGCTGGTCGGCCGGCTCGTGGGCGACATCCCCTGGCCCACCGACAGTGCGCTGGTCGCGATCCTGCGTGAGGGCCGGGTCGTGCTGCCGACGCCCGACGCGGCGCTCGAGGGCGGCGACGAGCTGCTGCTCGTGGCGACCACCGAGGTCGAGAGCGAGCTGGACGCCCTGCTCGGCGGCCACCCGCCGCGGCCCCGCCGCGGCCCCGTCAGCTGA
- a CDS encoding TrkA family potassium uptake protein: MHVVIMGCGRVGSALARELEDLGHSVAVIDRDAGAFRRLSADFAGIQVLGVGFDRDTLLEAGIDRAHAFAAVSSGDNSNIIAARVARETFGLDNVVARIYDARRAAVYQKLGIPTVATVRWTADQVIRRLLPQGEATEWRDPSGRIVLAELAYHPAWVGQRVPRLEEATGARVALLTRLGDGMLPHAQTVLQEGDLLHVMVQGDRVEEVVAVLAAAPQAGEQ; this comes from the coding sequence GTGCACGTCGTGATCATGGGCTGCGGCCGGGTCGGCTCGGCCCTGGCCCGTGAACTCGAGGACCTGGGCCATTCCGTCGCCGTCATCGACCGCGACGCCGGGGCCTTCCGTCGACTGTCGGCGGATTTCGCGGGCATCCAGGTGCTCGGCGTCGGTTTCGACCGGGACACCCTGCTGGAGGCCGGCATCGACCGGGCGCACGCCTTCGCGGCGGTGTCGAGCGGCGACAACTCCAACATCATCGCTGCCCGCGTCGCCCGCGAGACGTTCGGCCTGGACAACGTCGTCGCCCGCATCTACGACGCCCGGCGCGCCGCCGTCTACCAGAAGCTCGGCATTCCGACGGTGGCCACGGTCCGCTGGACGGCCGACCAGGTGATCCGCCGGCTCCTGCCGCAGGGCGAGGCCACCGAGTGGCGCGACCCCAGCGGCCGGATCGTGCTGGCGGAGCTGGCGTACCACCCTGCGTGGGTCGGGCAGCGGGTTCCCCGGCTCGAGGAGGCGACCGGGGCGAGGGTGGCCCTGCTGACCCGGCTCGGCGACGGGATGCTGCCCCACGCGCAGACGGTGCTGCAGGAGGGTGACCTGCTGCACGTCATGGTGCAGGGCGACCGGGTCGAGGAGGTGGTCGCGGTGCTGGCGGCCGCGCCGCAGGCAGGAGAGCAGTAG
- a CDS encoding APC family permease, whose translation MSALNDVVKRIVVGRALRSDRQGEQALPKRLALPIFASDPLSSVTYATQELLVVLTLGGLAYLYLTPYLAAGVVVLLAVVVASYRQLVHAYPSGGGDYRVASQNLGHRAGGVVASALLVDYVLTVAVSVSAGVDNIISAFQGLADHRIALALGLVTFLTAMNLRGVKESGKTFAIPTYGFVLGVLAMIGYGLLRTAFGDTPVAESAAYEVVPEQGKAGMTGLAFAFLALRAFATGCTALTGVEAIANGVPAFRRPRSRNAATTLALMGGLAITMFAGITALAVLAQVRYSGDPQRQFPGFGEDEVQRSVIAQLAAAVFGDGSLPFFSLQVMAAGILVLAANTAYNGFPLLGSILAQDRYLPRQMHTRGDRLVYSNGILLLATFAGLLIVVFDADVSRLIQLYIVGVFTAFTLGQTGMVRHWNRLLNSGSVTSDQRRGVLRSRAINVTGASLTGIVLVIVTVTKFVHGAYLVLIAMPILYVLMRAIHGHYTRVAEELEPEDELVPLPSRNHAIVLVSKVHAPTLRALAYARATRPYDLTALTVSVDPDDTAQLQEQWERRDIPVPLTVLDSPYREITRPVLEYVRDLRRKSPRDVVTVFIPEYVVGHWWEQLLHNQSALRLKGRLLFQPGVMVTSVAYQLRSSDRRRDDDAGSSPGDIRRPGVDEPA comes from the coding sequence GTGTCCGCCCTCAACGACGTCGTCAAGCGGATCGTCGTCGGGCGTGCACTGCGCAGCGACCGGCAGGGCGAGCAGGCGCTGCCCAAGCGGCTGGCCCTGCCGATCTTCGCCAGCGACCCGTTGTCGAGTGTCACGTACGCCACCCAGGAGCTGTTGGTCGTGCTGACCCTCGGCGGCCTGGCCTATCTGTACCTGACGCCCTATCTCGCCGCCGGCGTCGTCGTGCTGCTGGCTGTCGTGGTGGCGTCCTACCGGCAGTTGGTGCACGCCTATCCGAGCGGCGGCGGTGACTACCGGGTCGCGTCGCAGAACCTCGGGCACCGGGCCGGCGGCGTCGTCGCCAGCGCCCTGCTCGTCGACTACGTCCTGACGGTGGCGGTCTCCGTCAGTGCCGGCGTCGACAACATCATCTCGGCCTTCCAGGGGCTGGCGGACCACCGGATCGCGCTGGCGCTGGGCCTGGTCACGTTCCTGACGGCGATGAACCTGCGCGGCGTGAAGGAGTCCGGCAAGACCTTCGCGATACCGACGTACGGCTTCGTCCTCGGCGTGCTGGCGATGATCGGGTACGGGCTGCTGCGGACCGCCTTCGGTGACACGCCCGTCGCCGAGAGCGCCGCCTACGAGGTGGTCCCCGAACAGGGCAAGGCCGGTATGACGGGGCTCGCCTTCGCCTTCCTGGCGCTGCGCGCGTTCGCCACCGGCTGCACGGCGCTGACCGGCGTCGAGGCCATCGCCAACGGCGTACCCGCCTTCCGCCGGCCCCGGAGCAGGAACGCCGCGACCACGCTGGCGCTGATGGGCGGCCTGGCGATCACGATGTTCGCCGGGATCACCGCGCTGGCCGTGCTCGCCCAGGTCCGGTACTCCGGCGATCCGCAGCGGCAGTTCCCCGGTTTCGGCGAGGACGAGGTCCAGCGCAGCGTGATCGCGCAGCTGGCCGCCGCGGTCTTCGGGGACGGCAGCCTGCCGTTCTTCTCTCTGCAGGTGATGGCGGCCGGGATCCTCGTCCTGGCGGCCAACACGGCCTACAACGGCTTCCCGCTGCTCGGCTCGATCCTCGCCCAGGACCGCTACCTGCCACGTCAGATGCACACCCGTGGCGACCGGCTGGTCTACAGCAACGGCATCCTGCTGCTGGCCACCTTCGCCGGCCTGCTCATCGTGGTCTTCGACGCCGACGTCAGCCGGCTCATCCAGCTCTACATCGTGGGGGTCTTCACCGCGTTCACCCTCGGCCAGACGGGGATGGTGCGGCACTGGAACCGATTGCTCAACAGCGGCTCGGTGACCAGCGACCAACGCCGCGGCGTGCTCCGCAGCCGGGCCATCAACGTCACCGGCGCCAGCCTCACCGGCATCGTGCTGGTCATCGTCACGGTCACCAAGTTCGTCCACGGCGCCTACCTGGTGCTCATCGCGATGCCGATCCTGTACGTGCTGATGCGGGCCATCCACGGCCACTACACGCGGGTGGCGGAGGAGCTCGAGCCCGAGGACGAGCTGGTGCCGCTGCCGAGCCGCAACCACGCGATCGTGCTGGTCTCCAAGGTGCACGCCCCGACGTTGCGTGCGCTCGCCTACGCCCGGGCCACCCGGCCGTACGACCTGACCGCGCTGACAGTGTCGGTCGACCCGGACGACACCGCGCAGCTGCAGGAGCAGTGGGAGCGCCGGGACATCCCGGTGCCGCTGACCGTCCTCGACTCGCCCTATCGCGAGATCACCCGGCCGGTGCTGGAGTATGTCCGCGACCTGCGCCGCAAGAGCCCGCGCGACGTGGTCACCGTCTTCATCCCGGAGTACGTCGTCGGTCACTGGTGGGAACAGCTGCTGCACAACCAGAGCGCGCTGCGGCTCAAGGGTCGGCTGCTGTTCCAGCCCGGCGTGATGGTGACCAGCGTCGCCTACCAGCTGCGGTCCTCGGATCGTCGGCGCGACGACGACGCCGGCTCCTCGCCGGGCGACATCCGCCGTCCGGGCGTCGACGAGCCGGCGTGA
- the trmB gene encoding tRNA (guanosine(46)-N7)-methyltransferase TrmB encodes MDTSLREPVRTYKVRRRVTLGQREALERLLPVYGVPVDVRVAEAFGRQAPLVLEIGSGMGEATAAMAAADPERDLLAVEVHTPGIGNLLRLVDTAGLTNVRVLEADAREVLAQRIGPGELDEVRLFFPDPWPKSRHAKRRLVTAQFADLVADRLRPGGRLHVATDWTAYAAQALGVLAAHRAFDIVSRERGARPPTRFEQRGSDAGRASYDLVAVRRGSSDDRIV; translated from the coding sequence ATGGACACGTCGCTGCGGGAGCCGGTGCGCACCTACAAGGTGCGGCGGCGCGTCACCCTCGGGCAGCGGGAGGCGCTGGAGCGGCTGCTCCCGGTGTACGGCGTGCCGGTCGACGTGCGCGTCGCGGAGGCGTTCGGCCGACAGGCGCCGCTGGTGCTGGAGATCGGCTCCGGCATGGGTGAGGCGACGGCAGCCATGGCGGCCGCCGACCCGGAGCGCGACCTGCTCGCGGTCGAGGTGCACACCCCCGGCATCGGCAACCTGCTGCGGCTGGTGGACACGGCCGGCCTGACCAATGTGCGGGTCCTGGAGGCCGACGCACGCGAGGTGCTGGCGCAGCGGATCGGCCCGGGCGAGCTCGACGAGGTACGCCTGTTCTTCCCGGACCCGTGGCCCAAGTCGCGGCATGCCAAGCGCCGGCTCGTGACGGCGCAGTTCGCCGACCTGGTCGCGGACCGGCTGCGTCCGGGCGGGCGGCTGCACGTCGCGACGGACTGGACGGCGTACGCGGCGCAGGCGCTGGGGGTGCTGGCTGCGCATCGGGCGTTCGACATCGTCTCCCGGGAGCGCGGTGCCCGCCCGCCCACCCGGTTCGAACAGCGCGGGAGCGACGCCGGCCGCGCGTCGTACGACCTGGTGGCCGTGCGGCGGGGGTCGTCGGACGACCGGATCGTCTGA
- a CDS encoding NfeD family protein, with translation MDLVWLLMGVGLVLAELFTLTVVLGMLGVAALVAAGVAFVGIGAVGQAVAFAGTSTVLLAFARPPVQRILNKGDDGRRTDARMLTGSTAVVVERVSDGSGQVRLNGELWRARPYAGTAPVDAGLPVTVAAVEGVTLLVYSPDLP, from the coding sequence GTGGACCTGGTCTGGCTGCTAATGGGGGTGGGTCTCGTGCTCGCCGAGCTGTTCACGCTGACCGTCGTCCTCGGCATGCTCGGTGTCGCCGCGCTCGTGGCCGCAGGTGTGGCCTTCGTCGGTATCGGCGCGGTCGGCCAGGCCGTGGCCTTCGCCGGCACGTCGACGGTGCTGCTCGCCTTCGCGCGACCGCCGGTGCAGCGGATCCTGAACAAGGGCGACGACGGCCGGCGCACCGACGCCCGGATGCTCACCGGTTCGACGGCGGTCGTCGTCGAACGGGTGAGCGACGGGTCCGGTCAGGTCCGGCTGAACGGTGAGCTGTGGCGTGCCCGGCCGTACGCCGGGACCGCCCCGGTCGACGCGGGCCTCCCGGTCACCGTGGCGGCTGTCGAAGGCGTCACCCTGCTGGTCTACTCGCCCGATCTGCCCTGA
- a CDS encoding SPFH domain-containing protein — protein MESAGLLLVILAAIVAIVLFKTVRIVPQASVFVIERLGKYSRTLEPGIHLLVPVLDRVRTQTDIREQVVGFPPQTVITKDNLVVGIDSVIYYSIMDPASAQYKIENVVSAIEQLVVTTLRNVVGGMQLEDALTGRDHINERLAAVLDEATGKWGVKVNRVEVRGIEPPPTIRDAMEQTMRADRGKRAAILTAEGERQSAVLSAEGSKSAVVLNAEADRTATILRAEADKESALLRAQGEAQAIAMVVEAIKAAGVDDTVLAYQRQLLLPRIAEGDANKVWFVPTDIAGVIGQLGIGERGKI, from the coding sequence GTGGAATCCGCTGGACTGCTGCTGGTCATCCTTGCGGCGATCGTCGCGATCGTGCTGTTCAAGACGGTGCGCATCGTGCCGCAGGCCTCCGTGTTCGTCATCGAGCGGCTCGGCAAGTACAGCCGGACCCTCGAGCCGGGCATTCACCTGCTCGTGCCGGTCCTGGACCGGGTGCGCACACAGACCGACATCCGCGAGCAGGTCGTGGGCTTCCCGCCGCAGACCGTGATCACCAAGGACAACCTGGTGGTGGGCATCGACTCGGTCATCTACTACTCGATCATGGACCCCGCCTCCGCCCAGTACAAGATCGAGAACGTCGTCTCGGCGATCGAGCAGCTGGTCGTCACGACGCTGCGCAACGTGGTCGGGGGGATGCAGCTCGAGGACGCGCTCACCGGCCGCGACCACATCAACGAACGCCTGGCGGCCGTGCTGGACGAGGCGACCGGCAAGTGGGGCGTGAAGGTCAACCGGGTGGAGGTCCGGGGCATCGAGCCGCCCCCGACCATCCGGGACGCGATGGAGCAGACCATGCGCGCCGACCGGGGGAAGCGGGCGGCGATCCTGACGGCAGAGGGCGAGCGTCAGTCGGCCGTGCTGTCCGCAGAGGGCTCCAAGTCCGCTGTCGTGCTCAACGCCGAGGCTGACCGCACGGCGACGATCCTGCGCGCCGAGGCGGACAAGGAGTCGGCGCTGCTGCGGGCCCAGGGTGAGGCGCAGGCCATCGCCATGGTGGTCGAGGCGATCAAGGCCGCGGGTGTGGACGACACGGTGCTGGCCTACCAGCGCCAGCTGCTGCTGCCGCGGATCGCCGAGGGAGACGCCAACAAGGTGTGGTTCGTCCCGACCGACATCGCCGGTGTGATCGGCCAGCTCGGCATCGGCGAGCGCGGGAAGATCTAG